Below is a genomic region from Fodinibius saliphilus.
GTCATTCAGACATTGGCATACAAAGTCTAATCAGCTTCAAGCACTTAAAATGGTATTTCCTTTGATCTTTTAATTTCTTCAAAAAATAAATCCGGTGGTTTCAATTCTTCTTCATCTATTTTTTTTATCTCATCCAGCAGATATTTTTCAGGTTCATTTACGCCTTCTTCTTCTAAGATTGAAAATACATCCCCAATTTCAGTGATTATTGAAAAGCTTGCACTGTTTTTATCCACGTTTGGAAAAACACTTAAAATGTTTTCTGCTTTATTAATTAAATCATCTGGTAAACCAATATTGTTACCATTACTAGAACCTTTACTAATATCTTTACCATTACTATAACCCTTAGCAAACCCTTGACTTACCCTTAGACTACCCTTAAGATTGCTTTCAGAAGTAGTAATATTTTCCCTTGGTAGATCATCGGTATAGTTACTATATAATTCAGGATCATCCTCAACAGCTTCGGTAAAGATGCCATGTTCTTTAAGTTTCCTCACTATACTTTTATGTGGTGGACTTTTGGATGATAAAGTTCCTCCCTTTCCTGCCTGTTGAAAACGAACAAAGTTTTTTAGCCATAGTCTTTGATCATTCAACTTTTTCAATCTTGTTGAATCCTTATTTAAAACATCAACAAAGTTCGTAACGAACTCTTCGCTTATTTTAAAACCTAAGTATGCACTATCAACTGGAAAATGAAGTTGAAAAACTCCTGCCAGATCGCAACGATTATTCAGATAAAGCCAAAATAATCTCTGCTTTAAATTTAACCGAGTGAAATAAGGTTTTTCCCAAACAGATGGTTTGGTAAATCGCTTTCCAATATTCGACATAATAAACCTCCAAGCTAGGTCTTCTATTTATCCTTTTCGACCCGGAAGTTCACTTGGAATAATTTCAGTATTGGCCTCAATCCATTCCATCACTTCACTTTCCCGAAAGCCAACTGCTTGTTTAGAAATGCGTACCTTTCTAGGAAAGTCAGGTTCTTTCATACGCTCATAAAGTGTACTAATACTGATTCCAAGCTTTTCTGCTAATGCATTTGGTCTAATTAATTTTTCCATAGTTAGTAACTGTTTGGTTGTAATTGGAACTGCTACTAACCTAGAAGAGGCGGGGCAATCAGTAAATGATCGAATATTAGTTCATTTTTTCAATCATATAGTAAGAGCCTCCCTTGAAAACGATGTCATATCTAATCAACTCTGGATTACCTAAAAGATACCAAGCTTTTAGAAACTTTATTTTTAATGCTTTTGCTGCACCTCTTGTTGAAGCATATCGTGTATTTTCGCGCAAATATTCAGCCAATTGTTTGATGACTATCTTACCATTTTTTGTATAACCAATCCCCTTATCAAATGCTTCCTGGCACTTGATTACAATAATCTCAGGCTCCTCATTTGTTTTTGTTCCGACAATAGGTTTCTCAAGATTATGATATCTCAGAGCTTCATATCGCTTACGGTATAGCTCTTCCAACAAGTCAAGATCATAATCTCTTTCATTTCGAAAAAATATATAATCAAGCTCAAATATTATCCTTAATACTGTTGTTTCATTCGGCAAACTATGATACAACCTTTCGCATAACTTAACTTTATAACCTACTTCTTGTATCAAATACTTTCTTGAATAAACAGCTAACTTTGAATCAACCTCATCTTTTAATGAATCCTGATTGTTTCCCTTATGCTCTTTTCTAAAGCTTTCAAATAATCCTGAAATGTCAATCAAATCATGACATTTAATCTTTAGAGTTTCAAAATACCATTCGACTAATTTATCATGAATTGAATCGTGATTGGAGCCTTCAGCTATTTCATGGTTTATTAGATTGGTATACTCTGTAATTAACAAGTTATTTTTCAGAATATAATTGATTTCGCGATCTCCAAAGTCTGGGTCATTCCAAAACTCTTCTCGCAAAAATTCAACTTTTTGAAACCCCAACTCCTCTGCATATTCCTTTAATTTCTCTTGTGCATCTGATTTCAAATCAGCTAATTCAGAGCTAAGCATTTTACTCTCGGCCGAGCTTGCAATTTTATCTGGGTCGTAAATTAGATCACTGAGGTATTCTTCAGTTTCAAAAACATAATCCATAACTATTATCCAATCCTTGTAATATTTGCTTTTAATCCTGAGTCGGACAGAATATTTTTCAGTTTGCTACTCCATCGATCTAAAGCTTGTTGTTTTTGCTTTAAGTAGCTTGCCCTGTTATAACGCGCCGTTATTGTATTTTCTCTTGCCAAACCCTTGTGATTTAAAACCTTCCCAATAATCATTGGGTTTATACCATTCTCGGCCATATATGTAGCGGCTGTTCTTCTTAGATCATGTAATCTGAAGTCAGGAACCTTTGAATTATCCTTTATCCTCTTTACCGATGATTTTAGCCATTCAATTGGTTTGTTTTCTTTTCTTGGAGACTCAAATACATAATCACTATCCCCACTTATTGGCTTCATCATTTGAATAACCTCCATAGCCATCTCAGAAAGTGGAACCTCATGTGATTTCTTATTCTTAGCGTCTTTTGCGGGTATAGTCCACACTATACCCTGAAAATCTTCTGTTCGTACCTCCGAAATATCATTCCATCTCATCCGGCTTGTTTCTGTTTTTCGTTGCCCTGTAATTAATAGCATCTTAAATACTGATTTAATGGGCTGATCAAATTGGTTGAAATGATTCCACAGGTTTTTAATCTCTTCTTCATCGTAAACACGATCTCTTTTATTTTCTCCAGCCTTATAAGTGGATGTTCCCTTAACAGGATTATCCTGGATCTTTAGACCTATAACTTTTTTAGCAAAATCGAACATTGATGATAATACAGCTCTTATTCTATTAGCCATCGTAGGTGACCCGTCTTTAATAGCCTTGTCATCTAAAATCTTTCGTAAACGATGGGATGTTATATCAGTGACGACTAAATCTGCTAACTCAGGCAGTAACTCATTTTCAATTATTCGCTTATACTCTGAGCGAGTTGAATCTCTCAATGTCGGCAAATGGCGTTCTTCAAAATCTTTTGCAAGTTCCTTAAAGGATTGTTTCTCTGGCTGGTACTTTCTTTTGTTCTTTTCAGCCTGTGGGTCTATTCCACTATTCACTTTTGCAGCTAAGTCTCTTGCCTTATCTCTTGCATCAGATAATCCAATATTTGGATAGCTTCCAATTTTGAATCGCTTCGATTTCTCATCGAACCAATAGCTATAGTAAAAATATTTATTACCTGCCTTTGTTAATCGAAGTAATAGCCCTTTTACCCCCTTACGTTTAAGTGTATTTGTTTCAGGATCAATCAAGTGTTGGTCGTAGTACTCAACACGTTTGTCCCTTGGCTTTAAGTTTTTAATGAATTGGCTTGTTAAGTGCTTTTTAGGCATAGCATGTGTTTTACATTCTGGTACAAGGCTGGTACAAGGATTTTCTCCGCACCATCACTACTAGTTCGGATTAGTATGGAATCAATATACTCCCTAAACACATGATATTCAATGATTTATCGTACCAGTTAATAACGGCGCGGAATAGTAAGTAAAACAGAATAAACTGATTACGGATCAGGAGGTTAGGGGTTCGAATCCTCTCGGGCGTACTTTCTTATAAGCCATGACTCACAATGAGTTATGGGCTATTTTTAAAATTCCAACCTATTAGGCATAAATTTAAATTTGGTTAACATTTGGGTAACAAGAGGCTTGGCTACCTTGGGTATAGGAAAATTAGCGTAAAGAATCCGAACAATGCGGTGAGACCAATAGGTTACCTACTAACTAAAATCTATTCAGACAAAAATCAGGGATCTATAGTCGATAAATGTATTCTATACTTCGGATGACAAGGTCATTTTAATGCGTTCAATTTCCCGCCGGATATTGTCTTTTGTCATTGGTTTCTCGAATCGCTGCCCATTGATAAACAGATTTTTGGTATCGCTCACGCCACTACGTACTCCAGATCGCCGGTCTTCAAGCACGCGTTTCCTGTTCTCTTCGGCAAACATTTCTTTCTGAAATCGGTCGGTATCCAGATTTATGTGACGAGCACATTTCAGCAGGTTTTCATCTTCCAAGTGATTTTGATGGTCAAACAGTTCGTCATGCATTTCCCAAAACTTGCCTTGGTCAGCGGCAGCCTCTGCAGCCATGCCCGCATTTTCGGCATGCGGATGGCGTCGGCTCAGAGGTAGATGACGGTAAATATATTGGATTTGTCTGTCCTCCTGCATTATTTCGTCTACCATCTTATAAATTCGACGACTGGTTTCACACTCATAGTCCCCATACTGCAAGAGGATAATTACCGCATCGCGATTTCCACGCTGGTGATCTTCATCAATGACAGGAGGCTGCAAGGTATCCTCCGTTTCTTCTTCTTGGTTCTGATTGGAATGCGGGCGACGAACAAAATCCGGCAATGTAGTATTACGGCCGAACAGCCATTCTTTCCATGTAAGCTCGAGCTGACCGCAGTCCCGATCGGGAAAGCGACTTTGACGCGTTTGCGAATAATTGAGAATAGCCACCAGTATCACTCCGCCTACCGTATTGCCTAACGTAACGGCAGAGAAGAAATATCCGAACTGTCCCCATCCAGCTAATCCCTGAAAAATTAAATAAAGCACCTCACAAGCACCGATAATACAGTGGAACAGATCAGCTATAGGAATCAGATACATCAGTATAAAAACAATGGCGATACGAGCCATCGCATCTCTTACGGCGTGGGTCAGCCATACCATCGAGGCGACAATCCATCCTGCTAATACGCCTTTCCAAAACAGATCATTCCAGGATACGCTCAGGGCATGCTCTCCAAACCCCCGGGCCACTTCGGCCGCTTCGGCCGCAAAGATACCCGTATTGGCCAACACATACGCCAAGGCCCCCGCACCCACTACATTTGCAAATAGCACAATACCCCAAACGCGCAGTAGAGCAGGCACGCTGGCAATTCGCGTAAGCACATGCGTGACAGGGGTGAGCGTATTTTCGGTGAACAGCTGATATTTCCCAGCCACAATCAGTATAAATCCCAACGGATACAGCATGTTTCCAAGAAATAACGAAGACTCCGGACCTACAGCAGTGGTCATCGCAGCACGGGCTACAAACGTAAGACCGATGGACAATCCAGCAGCCACACCACTTAAAAAAAGAAGGCGGGTAGACCGACTAAAATCCTCATCAGCTGTGGCAACAATGCGACGAAAAATTTCATCCGTTGAAAATATATCACGAACGGCCTGTCCTCCTGCAGGAGCACCGCTTTGGGACTCATCAATTTGTTCTCTAATACTGTCTGTCTTCATGTAACTTTTCTATATCATTAATCGAAATAATGAAATCGTTTTCTACCTTATCTTTCTTCTGCAAATATTTCACTCTTCATTGCGATATTTGTCTAATTTATTATGCAGTGTCTTCCGTGTAAAGCCCAATATCTTAGCGGCCTCCGTCTTGTTATTATCCACGGAATTCAGCGTTTGACCGATAACCTGTTCTTCAATTTTTTCTAAACTGGTTCCAATCAAGATTTCGATAATAGTATTAACAACGGTTCCCTGACTGCTCATATAAGCATTCTTCTTTTGGATAACCTTCAACTGTTCAAGATCAATATCCCCGTTACCGGATAATAGTACCAAGCTCCGCTCAATTACGTTCTTTAATTCACGTACGTTGCCGGGCCAGTCATGGTCTATCAGTGTTTCTATACACTCATCGGAAATTTGTATAGTCTCTTTCCCATAAAGTTGCAGAAAATGATCTTTATAATAATTCACTAATAATGGTATATCTTCTTTGCGCTGACGCAACGGGGGGTACATTGAGCTCAATGACATTGAGCCGGTAGAACAGGTCCTCCCGAAAATCCCCGGCGGCAACCTCATCCGACAAAATTTTATTAGTTGCAGAAACCAGCGAAATATCTACTTGTACCTCTTCCTTTCCTCCCACTCTGCGAAATGATCCAAGCTCCACGACCCGCAATAGTTTTACCTGCATCGGTTTGGGCATCTCTCCGATCTCATCCAGGAATAGTGTTCCTCCATCAGCAAGTTCAAAACAGCCCTTTTTACGCTCATGAGCACCGGTAAAAGCTCCTTTTTCATGACCGAAAAGCTCACTTTCAACCAACTCGGAAGGTATAGCTCCGCAATTAACAGTGACCATCGGTTTATTTTTACGAGATCCATAATAATGAAACAGGCGGGCTATCACTTCTTTACCGGTCCCGTTTTTTCCGGTAATCAGCAGTGTGGTACAACCTGTTTGAGCAACTTTTTTGACCTGATTGGCTAACTCTACCATTTCATTATTGCATGTCAGTAACGTAGGTATTTGGAAGTTATTCTTTGTCATAGTTTAAACTTTTTTATTACTATGATTAAAAAAGGGAAGACAGATTTCGTAGTCCTGCCTTCCCTTCATATCATCAAAGGCAGCTCATAAGACACTGCCTTTACTCTCTACTTACTTCAAATCATAATTTCAGGGACTAAAATTGTATTATCCTTTCCAGCCTAGTTCCATAAGTCGTTGTTCAATGCCTGCTGATGTCAGGTTTTGTCCCGTGGTGTAATCCTGCAGGTTTGCAACTCGCAAATCCTTATTCGTCATTTTACTCGCTTTTATTTTTCGGTAGGCACTGAACAGAAAATCTTTTTCAACTATTTTTTTCTCATAGACGTAATTTTTTTGGGCACTTTCCAAGTGTAACCTTACAGATTGCATGTTTACCATTTCTATGAGTTTTTCGATAAAATTTTTGCTTATTATCATAGTGTTACCATCCTTTACCGAATCAACTTTTATAATTTCTGCAAGAGCTTTTTCGAAATTTTCTAATGTAAGTATCAAATTCATACAGTATTTTCTTCATACCCGCTTTTAATGACAGTGGATATCATTTTAAACCGGTCGTTCGCTTTGAAGGAGTGGCGGGCATGGGCCGGTATAATAATTGATTGCCCGGTTTCCAGAAGTTTTGATTTTCCATCAATGACAATCTTCGCTTTCCCGTCAATAATCTGAATAAAAGTGTCGAACGGAGAGGTTTTTTCCTCCAACTTTTCTCCGGTATCAATGGAGACTGCATTAATATTCCCCGTCGATTTTTTTAAAATCGTTTTGATGACTACTGAATCCGGGACGTACTCGATGATTTCAACAA
It encodes:
- a CDS encoding helix-turn-helix transcriptional regulator translates to MEKLIRPNALAEKLGISISTLYERMKEPDFPRKVRISKQAVGFRESEVMEWIEANTEIIPSELPGRKG
- a CDS encoding cupin domain-containing protein: MKSLELEKSKAMIIVEIIEYVPDSVVIKTILKKSTGNINAVSIDTGEKLEEKTSPFDTFIQIIDGKAKIVIDGKSKLLETGQSIIIPAHARHSFKANDRFKMISTVIKSGYEENTV
- a CDS encoding formate/nitrite transporter family protein gives rise to the protein MKTDSIREQIDESQSGAPAGGQAVRDIFSTDEIFRRIVATADEDFSRSTRLLFLSGVAAGLSIGLTFVARAAMTTAVGPESSLFLGNMLYPLGFILIVAGKYQLFTENTLTPVTHVLTRIASVPALLRVWGIVLFANVVGAGALAYVLANTGIFAAEAAEVARGFGEHALSVSWNDLFWKGVLAGWIVASMVWLTHAVRDAMARIAIVFILMYLIPIADLFHCIIGACEVLYLIFQGLAGWGQFGYFFSAVTLGNTVGGVILVAILNYSQTRQSRFPDRDCGQLELTWKEWLFGRNTTLPDFVRRPHSNQNQEEETEDTLQPPVIDEDHQRGNRDAVIILLQYGDYECETSRRIYKMVDEIMQEDRQIQYIYRHLPLSRRHPHAENAGMAAEAAADQGKFWEMHDELFDHQNHLEDENLLKCARHINLDTDRFQKEMFAEENRKRVLEDRRSGVRSGVSDTKNLFINGQRFEKPMTKDNIRREIERIKMTLSSEV
- a CDS encoding tyrosine-type recombinase/integrase yields the protein MPKKHLTSQFIKNLKPRDKRVEYYDQHLIDPETNTLKRKGVKGLLLRLTKAGNKYFYYSYWFDEKSKRFKIGSYPNIGLSDARDKARDLAAKVNSGIDPQAEKNKRKYQPEKQSFKELAKDFEERHLPTLRDSTRSEYKRIIENELLPELADLVVTDITSHRLRKILDDKAIKDGSPTMANRIRAVLSSMFDFAKKVIGLKIQDNPVKGTSTYKAGENKRDRVYDEEEIKNLWNHFNQFDQPIKSVFKMLLITGQRKTETSRMRWNDISEVRTEDFQGIVWTIPAKDAKNKKSHEVPLSEMAMEVIQMMKPISGDSDYVFESPRKENKPIEWLKSSVKRIKDNSKVPDFRLHDLRRTAATYMAENGINPMIIGKVLNHKGLARENTITARYNRASYLKQKQQALDRWSSKLKNILSDSGLKANITRIG
- a CDS encoding helix-turn-helix domain-containing protein, translated to MNYYKDHFLQLYGKETIQISDECIETLIDHDWPGNVRELKNVIERSLVLLSGNGDIDLEQLKVIQKKNAYMSSQGTVVNTIIEILIGTSLEKIEEQVIGQTLNSVDNNKTEAAKILGFTRKTLHNKLDKYRNEE
- a CDS encoding sigma-54 factor interaction domain-containing protein → MTKNNFQIPTLLTCNNEMVELANQVKKVAQTGCTTLLITGKNGTGKEVIARLFHYYGSRKNKPMVTVNCGAIPSELVESELFGHEKGAFTGAHERKKGCFELADGGTLFLDEIGEMPKPMQVKLLRVVELGSFRRVGGKEEVQVDISLVSATNKILSDEVAAGDFREDLFYRLNVIELNVPPVASAQRRYTIISELL